A region from the Elusimicrobiota bacterium genome encodes:
- the folK gene encoding 2-amino-4-hydroxy-6-hydroxymethyldihydropteridine diphosphokinase has translation MAKVYIGVGSNLGDKRENIFKALEMLNQASEIEINKCSSIYKTKPFGHIRQPDFFNAAWEVETALQPEILLAVLKNIERKIGRKKTFRWGPRVIDLDILTYGNKKIKTKNLTVPHPEMQHRDFVLQPLREIK, from the coding sequence ATGGCAAAAGTATATATCGGCGTAGGAAGCAACCTCGGTGATAAAAGAGAAAATATTTTCAAGGCGCTTGAAATGCTCAATCAGGCAAGTGAAATAGAAATCAACAAATGCTCGTCAATATATAAGACAAAACCTTTTGGCCATATCAGACAGCCTGATTTTTTTAATGCCGCCTGGGAAGTTGAAACAGCCCTTCAACCGGAAATATTATTGGCTGTTTTAAAAAATATTGAGAGAAAAATCGGCAGAAAGAAAACTTTCCGCTGGGGCCCAAGAGTTATTGACCTGGATATTTTGACCTACGGAAATAAAAAAATAAAAACAAAAAATTTGACAGTTCCTCATCCTGAGATGCAGCATAGGGATTTTGTACTGCAGCCATTAAGAGAAATAAAATGA
- a CDS encoding LL-diaminopimelate aminotransferase, translating to MKYSNSVEKLPPYLFIEIDKKKKELIDKGVDIISFGVGDPDKPTPKHIIKAGQKALLNPVYHQYPFGSGLKKYRQAIAEYFNRRFGVLLDPDTQIHSNIGSKEAIGHLPLAFINPGDVVLIPEPGYPVYNSGTIFAGARAYFMPLLEKNDFLPDLSIIPEEILSRAKLMFLNYPNNPTAAVATKSFFEKVVAFAKKYNIIVAHDAAYAEMYYDKKHPPISFLSIPGAMDIGIEIHSLSKTYNMTGWRIGWVCGNADLITGFSKVKNNYDSGVFSAIQAAAIAALSSSQKCVEDSRKMYKARRGVLVEGLNKTGFSVRQPQATFYVWARVPNGHTSAQTAQKLLSEAGIVVTPGNGLGKSGEGYVRFVITQEVKRIKEALERIQKIIW from the coding sequence ATGAAATATTCAAACAGCGTAGAAAAATTACCGCCGTACCTTTTTATAGAAATCGACAAAAAAAAGAAAGAACTTATAGACAAAGGCGTTGATATCATCAGTTTCGGTGTCGGTGATCCCGACAAACCTACTCCAAAACATATTATTAAAGCGGGCCAGAAAGCTCTCTTAAACCCGGTTTATCACCAATATCCTTTTGGTTCAGGCTTAAAAAAATACAGGCAGGCAATCGCTGAATACTTTAATAGAAGATTCGGCGTTTTATTAGATCCGGATACGCAAATACATTCTAATATCGGTTCAAAAGAAGCTATCGGCCATCTACCGCTTGCTTTTATAAACCCTGGCGACGTGGTACTGATACCTGAACCGGGATACCCTGTGTATAACTCAGGAACGATTTTCGCCGGTGCCCGGGCGTACTTCATGCCTCTACTGGAAAAAAATGATTTTTTACCTGACCTTTCAATAATTCCTGAGGAAATCCTAAGCCGCGCAAAATTAATGTTCCTGAATTACCCGAACAACCCGACAGCGGCAGTGGCAACTAAAAGTTTTTTTGAGAAAGTTGTCGCGTTCGCGAAAAAATACAATATAATAGTCGCCCATGACGCGGCTTACGCCGAAATGTATTACGATAAAAAACATCCCCCTATTTCCTTTCTTTCGATACCCGGCGCAATGGATATTGGAATTGAAATACATTCGCTTTCTAAAACCTACAACATGACCGGCTGGCGTATCGGCTGGGTTTGCGGCAATGCGGATTTAATAACCGGGTTCTCAAAAGTAAAAAATAATTATGACAGCGGTGTTTTTTCGGCAATACAGGCCGCAGCTATTGCCGCATTGTCTTCTTCGCAAAAATGCGTAGAAGACTCGCGGAAAATGTATAAAGCGAGGCGCGGTGTGCTTGTTGAAGGGCTTAACAAAACCGGCTTCAGCGTAAGGCAGCCCCAGGCAACATTTTATGTCTGGGCGCGTGTGCCAAACGGGCATACATCCGCCCAGACAGCTCAAAAACTTCTAAGCGAAGCAGGCATAGTAGTTACACCCGGAAACGGCCTGGGCAAATCAGGAGAAGGTTATGTGCGTTTTGTAATAACCCAGGAAGTGAAACGTATTAAAGAAGCTTTAGAGCGCATACAGAAAATCATTTGGTGA
- a CDS encoding biopolymer transporter ExbD: MKRNYSTIDEKYAPFAEINMIPFIDIALVLLIIFMIMTPIMVQSVLKVNLPKAATAISSSDEVFEIQVEKDGTIIIRGRRISKESLQSNLIAYLTSSGKNSVLIQADKDVPFEDVVYVMDVAKKSGAVKLGVAVKGTELN, encoded by the coding sequence ATGAAGAGAAACTACTCCACTATTGACGAAAAATACGCGCCTTTTGCAGAAATCAACATGATTCCTTTTATTGATATCGCGCTGGTCCTGCTTATAATATTTATGATAATGACCCCGATAATGGTACAATCTGTGCTTAAAGTGAACCTTCCTAAAGCCGCAACAGCAATTTCATCCAGCGACGAAGTTTTTGAAATTCAGGTAGAAAAAGACGGAACCATAATAATAAGAGGCCGCAGAATTTCTAAGGAATCGCTGCAGAGCAATCTTATTGCCTATCTAACAAGTTCAGGCAAAAATTCGGTTCTGATACAGGCAGACAAAGATGTCCCTTTTGAAGATGTAGTTTATGTGATGGATGTCGCCAAAAAATCCGGAGCCGTAAAACTTGGCGTGGCCGTAAAGGGAACGGAGCTTAATTAA
- a CDS encoding TonB family protein yields MTKFLAYSTGLHLTIFFLIFSSFFFQRHVDVSMYYGVDFVGTIGGSAQKPSTDIKTKESKIITIPKVTKDDLQIKTKNTKTKDLVRRLVDRENPPAQVINPEGNAGAGNSGLPFGQGGGGISVSNFPYNWYLSILRDRLMSRWNEGSSLSKKQVCSVMFVIEKDGSLGDLSIERSSGDGYFDHVALRSVEYSQPFPPLPEDFKENELRVHVDFKVAQ; encoded by the coding sequence ATGACCAAATTTTTAGCCTATTCTACAGGCCTTCATTTAACAATATTTTTCCTAATCTTTAGTTCGTTTTTTTTCCAGCGCCATGTTGACGTTTCCATGTATTACGGAGTTGATTTTGTAGGAACAATCGGCGGAAGCGCTCAAAAACCCAGCACTGATATAAAAACCAAAGAAAGTAAAATAATAACCATCCCGAAGGTAACTAAAGACGATTTGCAAATAAAAACAAAAAACACAAAAACTAAAGATTTGGTAAGAAGGCTGGTTGACAGGGAAAACCCGCCTGCCCAGGTGATAAATCCCGAAGGTAACGCAGGCGCCGGTAACTCAGGCCTCCCTTTCGGCCAGGGAGGAGGAGGGATTTCCGTTTCAAACTTTCCTTATAACTGGTATCTGTCAATTTTAAGGGACAGGCTTATGTCCCGCTGGAATGAAGGATCCTCATTAAGCAAAAAACAGGTATGCAGTGTGATGTTTGTTATTGAAAAGGATGGTTCTTTAGGCGATTTATCAATAGAACGCAGTTCCGGCGACGGTTATTTTGATCACGTCGCTTTAAGGTCTGTAGAGTATTCCCAGCCTTTCCCCCCGCTTCCGGAAGACTTCAAAGAAAACGAATTAAGAGTCCACGTCGACTTCAAAGTCGCCCAATAA
- a CDS encoding FecR family protein, with translation MKKIKLAGLITIFGLTLGLNIKASTLNTETSPAVATITDFSGLVVIKRADPGSKWVQARLYTPLEKNDTIKTQNNSSAEITLEDGSIFRIEHNTELCLQNLEYSKESKKQNFIMKLFSGILLTNAEKTGNPESQIAIHTPTAVLSVRGTEFVVDIEDENTTNVGVLSGYVSARSYSQDNQLSKEETMVKVDQETQIKKFQPPLKPYALRERILRHKELLLKLRERRIHIRANWKNIVANRTKIRQKLRKRIEANPQLNSPEQRENIKERIQQRNKKQIQNRKR, from the coding sequence ATGAAAAAAATAAAGCTGGCAGGCTTAATAACAATTTTTGGATTAACCCTTGGGTTAAATATAAAGGCATCTACGCTTAACACTGAGACTTCGCCTGCTGTTGCAACAATTACTGATTTTTCAGGACTAGTGGTAATAAAAAGAGCAGATCCGGGGAGCAAATGGGTACAAGCAAGGCTCTACACGCCGCTGGAAAAAAATGACACAATAAAAACCCAGAATAATTCTTCTGCGGAAATAACTTTAGAAGACGGCTCTATTTTCAGAATAGAGCATAATACCGAGCTTTGCCTGCAAAATTTGGAATATAGCAAGGAAAGCAAAAAACAGAATTTTATTATGAAGTTATTCAGCGGAATTTTATTGACTAATGCGGAAAAAACAGGAAATCCTGAGTCACAGATAGCTATTCACACCCCTACAGCAGTTCTTTCAGTAAGAGGGACAGAATTCGTGGTAGATATCGAAGACGAAAACACAACAAACGTAGGAGTGCTCAGCGGTTATGTATCCGCCAGAAGCTATTCGCAGGATAACCAGCTATCGAAAGAAGAAACGATGGTAAAGGTTGACCAGGAAACTCAAATAAAGAAATTTCAACCGCCCTTAAAACCTTATGCGCTGAGAGAAAGAATTTTGCGGCATAAGGAACTGTTGTTAAAATTAAGGGAAAGAAGAATACACATTCGTGCTAACTGGAAAAATATTGTTGCTAACAGAACTAAAATACGCCAAAAACTCCGTAAAAGAATTGAAGCAAATCCCCAGCTAAACTCGCCCGAACAACGCGAGAATATTAAGGAAAGAATCCAGCAAAGAAATAAGAAGCAAATTCAAAATAGAAAAAGATAA
- a CDS encoding HIT domain-containing protein, giving the protein MKTMFAPWRMKFITSKKEKGCIFCRTLKSKEDKKNLVLYRSKTAFVILNLYPYTNGHLMIVPKKHTNKIENLNSSELCELMKLVQLSVKALDKTYKPQGYNIGMNIGKCGGAGIAGHIHIHVVPRWLGDTNFTSAICETKVIPESLAETYKKLKKVIEVPHV; this is encoded by the coding sequence ATGAAAACGATGTTTGCGCCCTGGAGAATGAAATTCATCACAAGCAAAAAAGAGAAGGGCTGCATATTCTGTAGAACACTTAAATCTAAGGAAGACAAAAAAAATCTAGTATTATACCGTTCGAAAACCGCTTTTGTAATTCTTAACCTTTATCCTTACACCAACGGCCATCTGATGATAGTGCCGAAAAAACATACAAATAAGATTGAAAACCTTAATTCCTCGGAGCTTTGCGAACTTATGAAGTTGGTTCAACTCTCAGTAAAAGCTCTGGACAAAACCTACAAACCGCAAGGGTATAATATCGGCATGAATATAGGCAAGTGCGGAGGCGCCGGCATCGCGGGCCACATTCACATACATGTAGTTCCGCGCTGGCTCGGAGATACGAATTTTACATCTGCAATTTGCGAAACTAAAGTAATACCGGAATCATTGGCCGAAACTTATAAAAAATTAAAAAAAGTAATTGAGGTGCCCCATGTTTAG
- the dapB gene encoding 4-hydroxy-tetrahydrodipicolinate reductase: MTKILVMGICGNMGSRIAALAKEDSGIEMVGGTELKDSPAIYGSQIVDDLNKVIDKADVLIDFTTIPSTLNNLKIAEKAKKAMIIGTTGFKDEELAVIKNASKNIPIVLSPNMSVGINLLFKLVKEIAQVVPHYDIEIVEAHHNQKKDAPSGTAVKLAQEINSVLDNKLKKVTGRDGICGPREKNEIGILSVRAGDIVGDHTIMYAGPGERIELTHRAHSRDIFASGALVAAKWISGKKPGLYNMQDVLF, from the coding sequence ATGACGAAAATATTAGTTATGGGCATTTGCGGTAACATGGGTTCCAGGATTGCCGCGCTTGCAAAAGAGGATTCTGGTATTGAAATGGTTGGAGGCACGGAACTAAAAGACAGCCCTGCAATTTACGGTTCGCAAATAGTTGATGATTTAAACAAAGTTATAGACAAAGCGGACGTCTTGATTGATTTTACAACAATCCCTTCAACTTTAAACAACCTGAAAATTGCAGAAAAAGCAAAAAAAGCTATGATAATAGGCACCACGGGTTTTAAGGATGAAGAACTTGCTGTAATTAAAAACGCTTCAAAAAATATCCCGATAGTCTTATCGCCTAATATGAGCGTAGGCATAAACCTGCTTTTTAAACTAGTAAAAGAAATTGCTCAGGTGGTGCCGCATTATGACATAGAAATTGTCGAAGCCCATCACAACCAGAAAAAAGATGCTCCTTCAGGCACAGCGGTAAAACTTGCCCAGGAAATTAACAGTGTTTTGGATAACAAGCTGAAAAAAGTTACCGGCAGGGACGGCATATGCGGGCCCAGGGAAAAAAATGAAATAGGTATCCTGTCTGTGCGCGCCGGCGATATTGTAGGAGACCATACCATTATGTATGCCGGTCCGGGAGAACGCATAGAGCTAACCCACCGCGCCCACTCGCGCGATATTTTTGCAAGCGGCGCTTTAGTGGCAGCAAAATGGATATCAGGCAAAAAACCGGGCCTATACAACATGCAGGATGTGCTGTTTTAA
- a CDS encoding MotA/TolQ/ExbB proton channel family protein, with product MFSSFTLKSIFIQSWPIVSLLLLLSIACWAIILERWFRFRKSSQFTTALENKVKTLVEQKKLSEANSVAVKYTNSIAKLYGEILKSHSKNPDDMERLMFRSIRLELEDLNKNLVFLGTVGSTTPFIGLFGTVIGIIKAFKALSLTSSAGPAVVANGISEALVNTALGLFVAIPAVVAYNFFINRIKKTATILEVTGEDLIDRLEEK from the coding sequence ATGTTTAGTTCATTTACTCTAAAATCAATTTTCATACAAAGCTGGCCGATAGTCAGCTTATTGCTTCTTTTATCGATTGCCTGCTGGGCAATTATACTGGAACGCTGGTTCAGATTCAGAAAAAGTTCGCAATTCACCACTGCTCTGGAGAACAAAGTAAAAACACTTGTAGAACAAAAAAAACTTTCCGAAGCTAATTCAGTGGCTGTTAAATATACGAATTCAATAGCAAAACTGTACGGTGAAATTCTTAAAAGCCATTCTAAAAACCCAGACGATATGGAACGGTTGATGTTTAGAAGCATACGCCTTGAACTTGAAGACCTCAATAAAAACCTGGTTTTTCTGGGCACAGTCGGCAGCACTACACCGTTTATTGGGCTTTTTGGAACCGTTATAGGAATTATCAAAGCGTTTAAAGCGCTGAGTTTAACAAGTTCCGCCGGCCCGGCTGTTGTGGCTAACGGTATTTCCGAAGCGCTGGTTAATACAGCCCTGGGTTTATTTGTTGCTATCCCGGCTGTTGTAGCATACAACTTTTTTATAAACAGAATTAAAAAAACGGCAACCATACTTGAAGTTACCGGAGAGGATTTAATAGATAGGCTGGAAGAAAAATGA
- a CDS encoding HEAT repeat domain-containing protein has product MRRIFVLVFCSVLLAGILQAQNAAPAPATVATPAPAETNAPAAVSDLDKALNSLKDKSYKVRYQAVVELAAMTDERAVEGLKIALKDKEVAVRGYALEALGELKSENLISVIGSMLDDKDSKVRLASVIALGKIGNEKVIVALSKALKDKDSNVKNQAVDELAKIGSPAIIQPLKTVLSESDKKLRVKAIGIIGNINHPDALVALAEAAKDKDLSIKLSVIDKMAVIGNETVVGVLSEALKDFNPVVRFSVISALGSIGGADAIEKISEMLDSSDPKTRSLCVGILKSLKAKASVPYLCERLKEENKPEIQFAIVEALGVIGDRAAIGTLSVCLKDADEKLQPEIVKAIGAIVATKK; this is encoded by the coding sequence ATGAGAAGAATTTTTGTTTTGGTTTTTTGTTCGGTTTTATTAGCTGGTATTTTACAGGCACAAAATGCAGCACCAGCACCTGCGACGGTCGCAACGCCAGCTCCCGCCGAAACTAATGCACCAGCCGCAGTATCAGATTTGGACAAAGCACTCAATAGCCTTAAAGACAAATCATATAAAGTCCGCTATCAGGCCGTTGTAGAACTTGCAGCAATGACTGATGAAAGGGCTGTTGAAGGATTGAAAATTGCTCTTAAAGATAAGGAAGTCGCTGTACGCGGCTACGCTCTTGAAGCATTAGGCGAGCTTAAAAGCGAAAACCTTATATCTGTAATCGGATCCATGCTGGACGATAAGGACTCAAAGGTAAGATTGGCGTCCGTTATTGCATTGGGAAAAATAGGCAATGAAAAAGTAATTGTTGCTCTAAGTAAAGCGCTAAAGGACAAGGATTCGAATGTAAAAAATCAGGCTGTTGACGAGTTGGCAAAAATTGGCAGCCCGGCGATAATACAGCCGCTAAAAACTGTATTAAGCGAATCAGACAAGAAACTGCGTGTAAAAGCCATAGGAATAATCGGAAACATTAACCATCCTGATGCGCTGGTAGCCCTGGCAGAAGCCGCAAAAGACAAGGACCTTTCGATAAAATTAAGCGTGATAGACAAAATGGCAGTTATTGGAAATGAAACAGTGGTTGGGGTATTAAGCGAAGCGTTGAAGGATTTTAACCCAGTTGTAAGGTTTTCTGTAATTTCTGCTTTAGGTTCAATCGGGGGAGCGGATGCTATTGAAAAGATTTCTGAAATGCTGGACAGTTCAGACCCTAAAACACGCAGTTTATGTGTCGGTATTTTAAAATCACTTAAGGCTAAAGCTTCAGTTCCTTATCTTTGCGAAAGATTGAAAGAAGAGAATAAGCCGGAAATTCAATTTGCGATAGTTGAGGCTCTTGGTGTGATAGGTGACCGCGCGGCTATTGGGACTTTATCTGTATGCCTGAAGGATGCCGATGAAAAATTACAGCCGGAAATCGTAAAAGCCATCGGCGCAATAGTTGCGACAAAGAAGTAG